Sequence from the Canis lupus baileyi chromosome 24, mCanLup2.hap1, whole genome shotgun sequence genome:
aaaggtatttttaaaaactttttttatttttttatttttaaagatttgtttgaggtggcaggaggggcagagggagagagaatcttaagcagaccctctctgcccccagcagggagccctaggTCGGGCTGGATCTCAGGGGACACCAAGTCATCAgggcttaaccgactgggccacccaggtaccccaaaaagAGGTTTTCAAAAATACAACTTCATGTAGCAGTTCTGATGAATATCTTTCACTTCACGTAAATGTCTACTTTTAGTAGCAATCCCAaaagaaaatcctatttttaGGAGTATGTTTAACTGAAAAAGCTCATTTTTTCCCACTTTCGTCTAGGCAATTGTTTTTTAAGGAAAGGTAAGCCTCCACCAAGTACCTCATACTTAAGCACagtttgtagggttttttttgaaactttcatCCAAAATACACTTTGTATCTTCTGTGGCCTAGGAAATACCTGTATCTTCCTGTTAGGGTAATGGGAAGGAAACACTACGCCAGAGGCTGGGTTATAGAGTTTGGAGCCCCATGCACCCCACATGCAGACCACACACTCATGTCCGCTGTTCACTAAGCCTGCTCCAAAAGCTCTCAAGTGAGCGCTCTTCAGAGGTTCCAGAATCGGGTCAGGAGGTGGGTGGCCGCCCTGTGAGTCCGTGGCTCCGGATCAGACCCACTTCTTGGTGACGTTGAGATGGTCGAGCTGGTCCGCCACGAACCTGTGCGGGGGGAACTTGGCCATTTTGGCCGCCTTGATGGCCTCGAAGGCCGCCGCCCTGCGCCCCGCCGCGTGGCCGTACTCCTGCTCCGCCGACAGGTAGGGCGTGCTCAGCCAGTACTGGTTCTCTGCCTCGATCTCCAGCCGGCGGATCATGTTCTGCTTCGCTTGGAAGGACACGGCCCGCGGCCGCCGGTGCTTCCCGATCCACTGCCTGCCGGGGATGCGATTGCGGAGGAGCAGAGCCGTCAGGAACATGGCACCTGCGGAGAGGGAGAGCCGCACACGGAATGGCCACGCGCTCGGCCACCCGCGAGAACGCACACCGCACCCCAAAAGAAGCGGGGAGCCCAAATAGGATCTACGGGGAAATAAGGGGGAACTCCCGAAACAACGAAATGTGCCAATCAACTCACCGACCGCATTCCCCAACACACCCCACAGCCTCCACAAGCCAGCGGGCACGACCCCGGAAGTGCGCCCGCCCCCCCCGGAAGCGCCGTGCCCATGAGCGCGAGACTTCAGCTCTCGCGAGAGAGGAGTGTAGGACTCCGCCCAGCCAGAGACGCTTTCTGCGCGGGGATTCAAACCGAGGCGGGCGCGAGCCGAGCGGCGGGGTGTCTTTGCTTCTGGTGTGCTGACGAGCCGTCCTCAGCCATGGACCTGATCCGAAGCTTCCACGCGAAGCTGCGGTCTCTGGCCATCACACTAGACAGGGAGACGGCTCGGCTGCAGCGAGCGCTGGACGGGGAGGAGAGCGGTGAGTGAGGCGGGCAGGGTCGGGGGTCCGCAGCCGGGAGAGCGGCGGGGCAGCTCGGCCTCGCGGTGAAGATGCGCACACTCGCAGGAGGGTTATTCGTGCACAGTGCGGGGACTGCCTCGAAAGACTACGGAATGGGAATGGTACGCCTGTTAAAATGCAGGGTGTCTGGCGTTAGCGGAGTCCCGAGGTGACCGTTGCCGCTTTGTCATCATGTATTCTTACGCCCCCTCAAGTACGTTGTGGCTGTTTTGAGTTGTGTCCGAGCTCGTTTGCTTTCCTCAAATAATGAAACAGCGCTGTTCCTGTGCTGCGAGGAGGAACAGCATAGGCTAACAGTGTAAATTGACAGATTGAGCTCGTAATGCATACAATAGTTTATGCCCACGCGTATTGCTTTCATGTCAGTCACAGTCTCATGGGTATTTATCGATAAAAACAcagtataattaaaatgaaacaaaacgcAGTTATTTAACAGGGCTCTTTACATGCATCGTGACTGTCTCACCCAAATGATCCACAGTTGCAGGAGATGCCTGTATGCCCCAGCAAACCGTATTGCCGACACAAACACTAGTACTCAATactgctgctttctttttcttttcttttcttttcttttcttttcttttcttttcttttcttttcttttcttttcttttcttttctcttttcttttcttttcttttcttttcttttcttttcttttcttttctttcatctttacacccaaggtggggctcgaactcacgacccagagatcgAGAGTGGCATGCTTttgcaactgagccagccaagcacccctgaatactgctctttaaaaaaataagtataacaGGATTCTTAACCATTAATCTTTGTGTTAGGAATTTCTTAAGAAATTGTTTCAAGAGTAGTTCagattttgagattattttataaatgtcataaTTGTAATTTGCCTTAAAATATTGTGCCCTGTAGACAGACTCCTTTTACTTTAGTAAAATTATGAATAGTGttccagccatttaaaaatgtttattcttttgaCTGTAAAACAATATGTGAAACAATAtgtaaaacaacaatgagatgtGGAAAAGTAGAAAGAGGGagataaatatttgctataaCTCAATGATTCAAGGATACcgctattaatattttattattttttgttttctctctctctctctttttttttttttttttttggtgagctCCAtttctaatgtggggcttgaactcatgactgtgagatcaagagtcacatactcaaGGGACTGAGCCAGCGAGGTCCCTCTTTGGATTCTTGGTATATAGTTGAATTGCTTTCCACAAAGCTTGCACTAATTTACCTTCTTACCATATTAATTGTGTACacaaattttgcattttcttctggttttataagaaaaagttggaataatttttctatttgtggCCAATATGTGTTACAGAAAATATGGGATTGTGATAGAGAAAATGACCACCAAACAATTTCACCTTTTTATGATCacagtgatgaatcattaaatggactttttaaacttctttacTGAGCTATAATTCACGTACTGTAAAATTCAGCATTTAAAGAATacaatcaggggcacctgggtggctcagtgggttgagttggtttcagctcaggtcatgatcttggggtcatgggatggagccccacattgagcaccAAGCTCAATAGGAAGTTTGCTggtgattttctttctccctttccctttgccccttcttcccctgtgctctttctctctaaaataaataaatcatcgttttaaaaaaaagatataattcaatgatttttgaTATATTCACAGTCCTGCAACCATTATAGTAAGTTTAAACTTTCATCACCCTCAGAAGAGACCTTCGTGACTATTTATATCCACTCCCCATAATCCCATCTCCACCTACCACACTAGCCTTATGCAACCACTATTTGCTTT
This genomic interval carries:
- the MRPL57 gene encoding large ribosomal subunit protein mL63, encoding MFLTALLLRNRIPGRQWIGKHRRPRAVSFQAKQNMIRRLEIEAENQYWLSTPYLSAEQEYGHAAGRRAAAFEAIKAAKMAKFPPHRFVADQLDHLNVTKKWV